ggAAGACAGGTGCAAAAGTCATTGTTTTCGAGTGATGGAAATATCATTGAGAAAATCGACCAGACACCGGTCACTGTTGCGGATTTTGGAGTTCAAGCTCTTGTTAGCCTCGGTATTCTTTTGATACTCAGAGATATAGAAAATTAAGATTAGCTATCCACTCGTTATacacttttttttcaatgtTTTTGTTTCTTATCTTATGCAGAGATGAGCAAACTATTTCCTTCAATCCCACTGGTAGCTGAGGAGGACTCAGGGTTCGTGCGTGAAAATAATCTAGCCGGTGCTGTTTTTGCCGAGGTTACAGAAAAGTCATCCATCAGTGATAAAGAATTGAGTGAAGAAGACGTTTTAAAGGCAATTGATAGAGGGGGAAAAGATGCTTATGTGTTTGGACCTGAGCCAACTACTTATTGGGTAAGAGAGAATCCAGATAAGGAAGTGTTTTCAAGTCTAACGATACACTATAATTTGTAGAGTCTACGATACACTATAAACATTTTCATACACAATTTTTATTAGAAATGTTTGGGTGAATGCTGAAAACAAACTGCTCCCGTGAAGATGACATTGTTATGTTATATTGGTGCACTGCATATTTAGTTCAAAGCCTGTAACCTCAAATATGTTGCTGATATCATGGATATCTACAGATATTGGATCCTATTGATGGGACGCGAGGATTTGTTAAAGGTAGTGAGGCTCTCTATGTGGTATGGTTTCTTTACGAGTTTCTCTTGTATCATGATGTGGGATTGGTTCCATTAATGATTTTCCTTTTGGAATGCATTTGCTTTGTGACATGTTGTTTAAGTTATGCTAGTGGGTGATTTACAATGCACTCAATTTTGAATGCATTGGAAGGAACAACACTGTGTAAAATCTGGTTCTCCTCCTTGAGATAATTGTTGTGCATGTTCTAGACTTCAAGTGATCCAAATATGATTTTTTCCCCTGTGATTTATTAGTTGGCGTATGTAGTTGCTATACTGAAATAGTGAAATTTCCTTTTTGTTGTTTTGTGTTTTGTGTTCATGATAGGACTTTCCTCTATTAATCCATTAGCTGGCACAAACAACAAAGTTCCGGAGATGACACAATTTGAGCTGTTAACTTGTTTTTTGAGTCTCATTTTGTTGGACAAATTTAGTTATTATGTTTCCCTGCCCTGTTATATGTGTCATGTAATGATCCTGTAAGGGTTTGTGTGTTGGGCCTCAGTGAAAATCTGATCCATTAGTCTCTGTTTTCTTTAAACATTGTAAAATTTCAGGTAGGTTTGGCTTTAGTAGTTAAAGGGGAGATTGTTTTAGGTGTTATGGGATGCCCAAACTGGCAGGAAAGGGATTCTGATATATCGAACACTGATggagctgaggaaaatgtttcCAGATCAGGGATTATTATGATATCTCATGTTGGTTGTGGAACATGGAGTACAAGACTATGGGATTGGCCAAATAGCAATTTCAAAATGGCTTGTAAGTGGACCAGGTGTGTAGTTGATGGGTTTCACCAGGTCCATGAAGCACGATTTTGTATTCCAGAGAGTCAAACATGGGAGTCTTTACCTTTGTCTGCTCAGTTTAGTGCAACAACTTTTGCTAACAATGTTGGCGAGAAACagattcttcttcttcctgcATGCTGTGGAAGGTACACTTTTTAAGTTGTCAAATATCATTCATTCCCTTTTTATGtgtatatattttctatttgtTTCACTTGGTGTGCCTTTCTCATTTTCATGGGATGGAAGGTTTTCTTGTTATTACTACTTAAGAGCTGAAGTACTGCAGTTAAATGCTATAAATGGATCTATGGTAGCATAGAACTTGAATTAATCACCTTTTCATTCTTGTACCATCTCAATCTTTAAGAGTATATGAAAACATGccaaatatttcaaaatatatgCACTTTTTAAAGTAGCTGAAACTCACTCAAATTGCAATTAGTATCTTCATGCCATAGTGAGCTTTAATGATCTGAGCTAATGTAACAACTCATGTACGTCGCAGTCTCGCAGACATAAAGATGTGTGGTATATCACTTGTTATTCGTTGCTTTCCAACTCTTGGATATCATAGTATATCTAGATTATACATACAAGTACATGAATACATTCATCCACTACATGTTCCTCCTACAATGATATGCCTTGACATTGGTTTTTGTCGTATTCGGATATGCTTTCTGTACAGTCTCTGTAAGTATCTGATGGTGGCATCTGGAAGGGCATCGACTTTCATAATGCGTGCAAGGACCAAGAGAATTATAAAGGTTATTTCTTAGTTTCTTTATGTGGTCAAGTTTTTGTCATATTCGGATAATGTGTGCATCAAGTAGCTGAATCAATTTGAGTTTATGTTATTGCATTTATATACAGGTCTGGGATCATGCTGTGGGAGTCATATGCATTCATGAAGCGGGGGGAAAGGTATGCACCTTCTAGTTCTGCACAAATTTTCATGTTTTATAATTGCAGTACTGCAATTTTAATTCGACTTTTTAGTAAATTCAGCTGACCTCAGTAGCTTCATCTAATCCAAAATAATGCAGCGGTTAATTCGTATTAGCAAGTACTATGCATATTTATAATTGCTTACTTGTGATATAAATTTGTTGAAACGAAGTATGAAAATTAGGGTATTTCGATGAGCAGGTAACTGACTGGAAGGGAAATGCACTTGACTTTGCTGCTGATGAAAAAGAACGAAGAGTTTTATTCCCTTGCGGTGGTATTTTGGTGACAAATGACGGTTTACATAAACGGATACTGGAGATTATATCAGCCAGCTGATGATTACTTGATTTTAATTGCTAATCCACCATGATTACATGTATACTCATTCATCCGCATCCAACCTTGTCCTTATCTGATCTGCAGATTGAAAATTGTGTAATATTGTAAGAATTGAATCGGTTCCTATCAATCAGATATTATGGAATTATCAATAGTTGATGTTTTTTTGTAACCTTGTGAATGTTGATGCGTTATAGAACAC
The genomic region above belongs to Salvia miltiorrhiza cultivar Shanhuang (shh) chromosome 5, IMPLAD_Smil_shh, whole genome shotgun sequence and contains:
- the LOC130985676 gene encoding putative PAP-specific phosphatase, mitochondrial codes for the protein MDVLIHSAASRFSLRLHRRASLRQCALSARSQLSLPFAEQKAKYYEHLQAAVDVVERACHLCVDVQKSLFSSDGNIIEKIDQTPVTVADFGVQALVSLEMSKLFPSIPLVAEEDSGFVRENNLAGAVFAEVTEKSSISDKELSEEDVLKAIDRGGKDAYVFGPEPTTYWILDPIDGTRGFVKGSEALYVVGLALVVKGEIVLGVMGCPNWQERDSDISNTDGAEENVSRSGIIMISHVGCGTWSTRLWDWPNSNFKMACKWTRCVVDGFHQVHEARFCIPESQTWESLPLSAQFSATTFANNVGEKQILLLPACCGSLCKYLMVASGRASTFIMRARTKRIIKVWDHAVGVICIHEAGGKVTDWKGNALDFAADEKERRVLFPCGGILVTNDGLHKRILEIISAS